The Caretta caretta isolate rCarCar2 chromosome 5, rCarCar1.hap1, whole genome shotgun sequence genome contains a region encoding:
- the LOC125637274 gene encoding uncharacterized protein LOC125637274, with translation MQSSSAEVTMMESQDRKRAPAWTEREVRDLIVVRGEESLLSELRSSFRNAKTFLKISQGMKDRGHNRDPKQCRVKLKELRQAYQKTREANGRSGSEPQTCRFYDELHAILGGSATTTPAVLFDSFNGDGGNTEAGFGDEEDDDDDDEVVDSSQQASGETGFPDSQELFLTLDLEPVPPEPTQGCFLDPAGGEGTSAACVSMITGSSPSQRLMKIRKKKKRTRDEMFSELMLSSRTDRAQTNAWRQIMSECRKAQNDQEERWRAEESKWRAEERAEAQMWRQRDERRQD, from the exons atgcagagctcatcagcagaggtgaccatgatggagtcccaggatcgcaaaagagctccagcatggaccgaacgggaggtacgggatctgatcgttGTTCGGGGAGAGGAATccttgctatcagaactccgttccagttttcgaaatgccaaaacctttctgaaaatctcccagggcatgaaggacagaggccataacagggacccgaagcagtgccgcgtgaaacttaaggagctgaggcaagcctaccagaaaaccagagaggcgaacggccgctccgggtcagagccccaaacatgccgcttctatgatgagctgcatgccattttagggggttcagccaccactaccccagctgtgttgtttgactccttcaatggagatggaggcaatacggaagcaggttttggggacgaagaagatgatgatgatgatgatgaggttgtagatagctcacagcaagcgagcggagaaaccggttttcccgacagccaggaactgtttctcaccctggacctggagccagtaccacctgaacccacccaaggctgcttcctggacccggcaggcggagaagggacctccg ctgcatgtgtttcaatgatcacaggatcttctccttcccagaggctaatgaagattagaaagaaaaaaaaacgcactcgagatgaaatgttctccgagctcatgctgtcctcccgcactgacagagcacagacgaatgcgtggaggcaaataatgtcagagtgcaggaaagcacaaaacgaccaggaggagaggtggcgggctgaagagagtaagtggcgggctgaagagagggctgaagctcaaatgtggcggcagcgtgatgagaggaggcaggattaa